The Coleofasciculus sp. FACHB-1120 genome segment CAGCACCTCGCCACTGGTTCCAAGGACGGCGTTGTTCGCTACTGGGGTTTGAATGGAAAACTCTTGAAGGAATTTAAAGGGCATAAGAACTCAGTTAGGAGTGTTATTTTCAGCCCAAATGGCAAGCTTTTAGCTACGGCTGGATACGATAACACTGTACGCTTATGGGATTTGCAAGATCGCCAGCAGTTAACTGATTTTAAAGCGCAAGAAGGCACAGTCTGGAGTGTCAGTTTTAGCCCGAATGGCGAGATGTTGGCGACTTCTGGAGCAGCTAGCACTGCTCTCCTGTGGGATTTATCAGATGATAAGCCGTTGGTAGATCCGGTGGTGAAATTCAAAGGTCATACAAATGTAGTTTGGAAGATTAGTTTTAGCCCAAATGGCAAATTTTTGGCTACATCAGGAGGGGATGGCATGGTACGTTTGTGGAGTTTATTTGGTAAGGATCGGGGAAAATTCAAAGGTCATAAAGGTGAAGTTCAAGGTCTAAACTTTAGCCCGGATGGTAGGTTTTTAGCGACCTCAGGAAAGGATGAAACCGCCCGCTTGTGGGATTTGTCTGGTAAGGATACGAAAGAATTCAAAGGTCATAAAGGTGACGTCCTGAGCGTCAGTTTTAGCCCGAATGGCAAACTTTTAGCTACCGCAGGAAACGATGGCATGGTACTAGCTACCGCAGGAGTGGATGGCATGGTACGTTTGTGGAATTCATCAGGTCAGGATCTAAAAAAATTCAGAGCGCATCAAAAACCTATCAATAGCGTCATTTGGAGTAATGACGGACAAAAACTGGCTACAGGTAGTAGTGATGGCACTGTCCGCTTGTGGGATTTGAAGGGAAACCGCCTGGGAGAAGAATTAAAAGGTCATATAGGTGCAGTGCTGAAACTCCGTTGGAGTAAGGATGGTAAGCTGCTAGCGAGTGCCGGAGCTGACTCAACTGCTCGTCTATGGGATGTATCCGGTGTATCCGGTCAATCCGGTGTATCCGGTCAAGAGGTAGCTGTATTCAAAACTTATCAAGGTGAGGTCAAGAGTGTCGATTTTAGGCCGGATGGTAAGCTTCTAGCTACGGGTGGTGAAGATGGAACGGTTAAGTTATGGCGAATTGAAGGATTAGATGAGCTGATGGAGCGGGGTTGCGATTGGGTACACGACTATCTCAATAATCGAGATTCCAAACTTACGCCTGAAGAACGTCAGGTTTGTGATGGTATTAGCACTGCTAGTAGTTCACCAAAAAAGTAGGGAGCGTTAGAGCAAAACGAGGACGCAACTCCGCTGTTGCGATCTTCCCCAGCAACCTGAAAGCGGCGCGGACTTTGACCGCGCCGCAGTTCACTTAAGCGCGATCGCTATTAACTCAATCCCTTCAAAACATTCAAGAGATTGGTGGCGATTGACATTGCTGTTTGCATATCGGTGTTATTAGCTGGAGCTTTTTGGACAGTATTGACAAATTGCTCTAATGATGAAATCAGTTGCGTCTGAACTTGCTTAAGGACAGCTTCATCAACAACTTGCTCTGGAGTTTCCTGAGCCGAACCCTGTGCCAAATTAGAAGGCAAATGCACAGTTTCAATCGTGGGGCGCTCGGTGATCGCATCTTTACTACTACTGACCACTAGCCGGACTGCGGGGTCGCCAATAATCGCATAGTTGCGGGCGTCATTGTTAGCCGTCCACATACCAGCCAAACTCTGATTATTGGGAACCGCGCCAAACTTAATATCTTCTAACTCAATGTTGAGGTCAGAGGAAATTTCGGCATAGCGCTCGTCAAAATACTCCACTGCTGATCCGACTGGATGACCTTCCAACAGGCGCTTCACGCTACTTTGAAAAACTGCTATCTGCCTGCGATCTGCACTAGAACCGCGAATATCTGAACTAGAGAAAGAACAACCCCAAGCTCGATCGACATGACCGATGACAGCGAGGGCACCTCCCTTGGGATGGCTCAGGAGTTTCTGCGGCAAGCGGGCAAGAAACGGGTACGGCGCAATGTCTGGTCGTTCGGAAAGAAATTTAGAGTGACCGTCGAATTCATCCTTTTGGGGGCAGCCAGCACCATAGCAGGCAAAGTGAAAAGCAATCATCCCTAACAGCCGTGCTTGTTCGCTAATATCATCCCCAGAAAAGTAAAAATCTTCCGGAATCGGTTTTCGTCCCCATTGACGACCCGGCCAGTCTTGGCACAGCAATGCGCCTTGGTGGGGTATCTGTCGCGGATCTCCATTGGGAAAACCCATACCGTGACTGGCAGTGAACAGCAAACTAGGCGTTTCGCTGCCTCCTAGCAGCTGTCCCAGACGCGCTTTGGTTGCCTCTTCTTTTATAATCGTTTTCACATCCCAGTTGGAATGTTCCTCAACAACCCATTCAGATAACGGCTGAATCAGGTCTTGAGTGCTGAGATTAGTGGCAGCATCTCCTGGGTTGCACACACCGAAAAAGGCCGCGCTAGGGGATAGGGATAAATTGCCAGTTTCAGCTTCTACTACACTGTGAGCGTACTGCGCGTATTCCTGTAGCGTATCAAAGTAAATGCGACCTATTGCGTACTGAACGCTAAGCTGGGACTGAAAGCGATAGGGAATGGTTACTGGATCTCCAACAATCAGCAGGTAGTAGGGCATTTTATCCGGATCGGCAGGACCTGGCCCTACTCCCTGACGTGCCAAGAAATTCTTTTTTGACTCGTACTGATTTTTTGCCTTGTCGTAACGATAGCCTTGGGTACCTTTGTATTCCTGATAGTAATGCTCGTGCTGTTGAGTCGCTTGCTGTTTGCGATGATCTAATAGCTCGCTGAGCGCCTCTCGAATTGCCGGATCGGCATCGTAAGCAAAGATTACTCCCCAACCTGTTTCTGCGAGGTTTTTGGGGTCTACTCCCTCTATAGGAGCAAAATCAGGCTCTTCTTTTTGTCGCTTTTTTAGCTCGATATCTTCTAGATTGTCTGGATCGAATTCTTCGCCTTGAGCAAACTTAGATACTTGCTCTGCGCTCAAAGGAGGTAGCAAATAATCGCCGCTTGCTCCATCAATTCCATTGAAGAATAGCAGGTCTTCAGACATCTCTTTGGTTCCTGGTTGGTTGGGCGAATAATAACAATTTAATTTTTGAGTCAAACAGATAAAAACCCCAAAAACCTTTAAAGCAGGGACTTTCTGAGTTTCTATCCGTTCTCGCAGGCAAATAAATTTGGTCTAACCCTAGCGGTTACATGGGATAAGCTGCCGACCATACCGCATGAGCGACTTCTGGCTTGGCAATGTCGCAATGGGCACCACTGGTTGGTCCTCCCAGCTCTACGTTACAAATAAACTTGCCGCTTTCTAGGTTGTAGATTTTGCCCGGTTTAAAATCATAAGAGGCATCGCAGGGGAGCATATCCGTGTTTTCCGCTCCCAGGTCATCTCCGCCTAGACCAAAGCTGCCAATTCCACCATATTTAGGCAATTGACCGGGGGCAAAGTCCACACTACTAAAGACAATCTTTCCAGCCAGGGGGTACATCTTGCCGACTGCATAGTCGAACTCAGATTGGGTCGTAACGATCGGACCAGCGACTTTACCTTGAGCGATGATTGAGTGAAAGTAACCAGGATGATTGCGTTCGTATGAAATCTTTGAACAGTAAGACCAGAGCGATACAGCTCCTTGTACCAACACCAAAGAATCCACTGGGCGGACTAACGTGCCCTTTCCTTGCGAACCGTTCAGGATGGCAGAGACAACAACGCATCCAAAGCTGTGACCCATCAGGTGGAACCTCACAGTTGGAGCAGCCTTCTCTTGAAGTGCTTTTAAAAAGTTGAACCCGGCGCTTTCACCGATTTGGCGAGCGCGATCTTTCATTTTCCAATAAGACAGTAACCTCAGGGGGTTTAAAACCTTATCCAAGACCGAACTACTGTCGATGCTGAAACTTACTGGTTCATCTTTACTCGCTTCGTAGATGGCTTCTGGATCGAAACCTTCCCAATCCGAACCCGGTGCCCCACCCTCACCTTCGCTACCCAAACCAGCCTCTTGGTTCAACACTTGGTAGGCGCTCAGTACCTCTGGCGGTAAGGTATCGGGTGCGCTGTCTTCCATTGCCGACCGGAGAATTATTTGTAGGGCTTGCCGCGCTTCCTCAGTGTTGGCAATGCGATCGGCATACTCATCGACTAACCGATCAACTGGATCTTCGTCGTTCACGTCAAAGGACACCGAAGAACTTGTCAATTCTTCATCACCCCAAGGCTTGCTGGGCCAGTGCAGTCCGATGAGTAAGGGACGAAATTCCGGTCGCGCCTGTTTGATTTTTTCAATATCAGCCGTTTGCCCTGCCATTGCGCCAATCCAGTCGTTGTACTGAGATCGCGCTGCGGGAACGTCACCCAACCACCCGTGGCTCATGATGAATACATCTGTGATTGGTTCGCTAGCCAGCGCTTCCAAGATTTTTTGGCTCATCAACCCGCCAGATTCATCGCGTTCTTTGCCTGTGGCATCAAAGGATAGCAGGTAATACTTTAAAGAAGTTCCGGCTACTGTTTCGATTGGCATCTATAAATTCCATTCATCAAATATTTCTATCCAAAGCTTGATGTCAATAGCCAAGAACGAACAGCGCTTGTAAAAAAACTTTGCAAAGCCTTGCTCAGGTAGTACCTATTTCAGTTAGGGTCAGTTCACTGTGAAAGTTGTTTTCAACTGACTGATAGTGCGACTTGCCCCAACCCACTTCTGCTCAGGGCAGGTGACTCAGCAAGAACGTCGTATCACAAACCTATGTCGTTAGTTTATGTCTGACACATATCCATCTATTGCCCCCTTTTTAACCGGATTGGGGCCTCGTAAATGTGGCATCAAAGCTGTGAATTGGTATTACTCAACAATTCAATTTCTTGACGGTTACTGCTGAGGGTTACTGGCTGAAGAAGCTCTACAGGATTTGCCAGCCGAATCCACAAAGTAGCAATTTCCAGCCCTAAAACTACTACTTAAAGGAGCCTAAAAATAGGGCGTGTTTGGGGGTAGTATGGGAACCCACCAAGTACGCTCCCACAATCGTCTTGCCGTGACCGGGAGAGAGGGCGTGCATTGCACCCCATGCAAACGAGCCAGCGATCGCAATCAGCAAGCTTCCCCCACTAAGCCACGCTAATCCAGGCGGCATGAATGAAAATGTCTGGTTTTTGGGGCTGAAAATAAAGTTTTGTACCTGTCCGGAATGCAGAATGGTTGCAAGGCAAGTGCCGGTTGGCACTCCAGGCAGAAATAGGCGATATGCAACTTTTCAAACACCAATCTGGCGATCGCTCCTGCAATAAGAGAGTCGTGGGATGTCAATAGGATAATTGTTACAGTGGTTAAAATCTGGTGTAACTATCCTCGCGTACTCTCATTTTGTCTCGTAAAAAATCCCGCAATCAATTCCAAAGCAGGCAAAAGGCGCATCCCCTCAAGCGTCTGATTGACTATGGACGCAACTATCGCGTTCAAATTTGGCAGGCAAGTGTTTGTTCAATTCTCAATAAAATCTTTGACTTAGCCCCACCCGCCTTAATCGGTGCAGCAGTGGATGTGGTGGTGAAGCAACAAGACTCGCTAATTGCACAATTTGGAGTCAAAGATATTTTTTGGCAACTCGTCATCTTGAGCGTCCTCAGCTTCATCATCTGGACGCTAGAATCTATCTTTGAGTACGCCTATGCCCTGCTTTGGCGCAATCTAGCCCAGGATATTGAACACGATTTGCGCCTCAATGCTTACAGCCATATCCAAGAGCTGCAACTGGCTTATTTTGAAGAGCGCAGCACTGGCGGTTTGATGTCTATCCTGAATGACGATATCAATCAGCTGGAACGCTTTTTGGATCGGGGCGCGAATGAAATCCTTCAAGTAGCGACAACGGTGATAATTATTGGCGGTGCCTTCTTTATTCTGGCTCCCAGTGTGGCTTGGATGGCGATGCTGCCGATGCCGTTTGTTCTGTGGGGTTCGATTGTCTTTCAGCATCGCCTTGCCCCCCGCTATACTGAGATTCGGGAAAAAGTCAGTCTGCTCAACAGTCGCCTCTCGAATAATTTGAGCGGGATGACAACGATTAAAAGCTTTGTCACGGAAGACTATGAAGCGAGCAGGATGGCAGTCGAAAGTGAGGCTTATCGACAAAGTAACCGGAGAGCGATCGCACTTTCGTCCGCTTTTGTCCCTTTGATTCGCATCATTATTTTAGTTGGGTTCACGGCAACGCTGTTAATCGGCGGGATGGACGCTGCTGCTGGCAGATTGTCTGTGGGTACTTACAGTGTACTGGTATTCCTAACCCAGCGGT includes the following:
- a CDS encoding ABC transporter ATP-binding protein; amino-acid sequence: MSRKKSRNQFQSRQKAHPLKRLIDYGRNYRVQIWQASVCSILNKIFDLAPPALIGAAVDVVVKQQDSLIAQFGVKDIFWQLVILSVLSFIIWTLESIFEYAYALLWRNLAQDIEHDLRLNAYSHIQELQLAYFEERSTGGLMSILNDDINQLERFLDRGANEILQVATTVIIIGGAFFILAPSVAWMAMLPMPFVLWGSIVFQHRLAPRYTEIREKVSLLNSRLSNNLSGMTTIKSFVTEDYEASRMAVESEAYRQSNRRAIALSSAFVPLIRIIILVGFTATLLIGGMDAAAGRLSVGTYSVLVFLTQRLLWPLTRLGETLDQYQRAMASTNRVMNLLDTPIAIHSGHISLPVASVRGEMELKDVSFAYNGRNPVIQNLSLHIPAGKTIAIVGSTGSGKSTLVKLLLRLYEIQSGTMTLDGIDLRDLKLRDLRSCIGLVSQDVFLFHGTVKENIAYGSPDATEAEVIEAAKIAEAQDFILQLPQGYDTIVGERGQKLSGGQRQRIAIARAVLKDPPILILDEATSAVDNETEAAIQRSLERITVNRTTIAIAHRLSTVRNADCIYVMEQGFLVEQGRHEQLLEEQGIYASLWKVQTGIKNGKI